The nucleotide window ATTGGTCACTTCGTAACCAGGATGACCCATGATGGCGTAACCCAGCGTGCTTTTGCCGGAACCGTTGGGTCCCATCAGGGCGTGAACTTCCCCGCGACGAATTTCCAAGTTCACGCCTTTAAGAATCGGCTTGCCGCCGACGGATACGTGCAAATCGGTAATACGCAAAGCTTCGGGCATGTTGGATTTTTTGGTTATGGCGACCATGGTTCGTTGGAATGTCTTAATGATAAATGACTAATTTCGAATGAATGACCAATGACCAAATCAGCAGCAAACATCCATTGGTCATTGGGATTTCGTCATTGGTCATTCTGTTTTTTATCCGGTGATTTTTTGGTGATCGTATAGTGGCGGAATGTCTTCCGGGGCTTGGACGTAACCGCTGTGGTGCGGCAAGGGCAATTCGTCTTCATTCTTTTCGCCCAGGGCGGCAAAGCTGAGTTCCGGTGCGTGCTTCCGCGTAAGTTTGTGTCCTTTGATCTTGTCTTGAATTCGCATTAAACCTTCCAAAAGTGCTTCCGGCCGAGGAGGGCAACCGGGAACGTAGACATCGACAGGAACTACCAGGTCGACTCCTTTCACGACGTGATAACCCCATTTGAAGTACGGTCCGCCGCCGGTGGTGCAAGCGCCCATGGCGATGACGAATTTGGGATCCGGCATCATGTTGTACAAGCGGCGCACACGGCTGGCCATTTTGTAAGTGACCGTGCCAGCGACAATCATCAAATCAGCCTGCCGTGGCGTGGCGCGAAAAGCGCCGGCGCCGAAGCGATCCATATCGAACCGGCTGGCGCCGGTGGCCATCATTTCTATGGCGCAGCAGGCCAGACCAAACGTGAGCGGCCAAATGCTGGATTGGCGGGCCCAGTTAATGGCCTGCTCCACCGTGGTGGTGACCACGTTTTCTTCAAATCGCCCTTCAATCCAAGGTTGCGTCATCGTAATTCGGTCCTTGCGACGATAGTCGGGAAACTATAAGCCCGTTAATATAGCCGTTCGTTAATTTGTTTCAAACCGGCAGCAAGTGGCGCCATCCAAGCGACAATCGCTAAGCCGAACATTTTCTCCCAACAACTCGGTAAACAACATTTTTTCGACTGCACAAATACCCCGGTCTTGCTCGGCCAATTCGGGGTACGGGCAAGCATGGGCCGTTAGCACGGGAAGCGGATTCGATTTGCCCGCCTCGGTCGGAAATTCCACGGCGAAGGGCAAATTGCGCTCGGCCATGAGCGCTGAAATGCTTTGCATTCGCTGCTGCGTGTTGTCTCCCTGAACCTCACCCTGATACATCTCGGCCATGGTTTTGGCGAGGCGCTCCAATAAGCCGCGGCGAGTGGCGGTATCTTTCACTGCACGCACTTCCCGCCACAAAGCAATCGTCAAATCGGGAAAATTGTGGGCGGTTTGACGACGACCCTTTTCGGTGAGCAAATACCGATGGCTGGGTCGACCCCGGAGCGGCTTGGCCGTTTCCCGTTGAATCAAACCTTGATTCATGAGCCGCATAAGTCTTTGCCGCACCGCCGTGGCGGTGACGTGCAAAGCGGCCATGATTTCGGGAATTCCGAGCGGGCCCTGCTGCTGAAGCAGGTTAATTAGGCCACGATCGGAGTTGGAAACACGATTTTCCACGACAAAATCCTCGTTTAACAGCGATTCTTTGCTATCCGCGAACTACCCAATTCTACCCGATCCGGCATTTTTGACAAGCATCTATGCGAAAATATAAACTATGGCTGGCTAAATAGTTGCGTATAAAAAACTGCGGTAACATGGGGGTTCTCTGGGGTGTTTAGTACCGCGGGAAATAAAGCTCCACCGCAGCGTGGAATTCCGCCGGGGTAGAAACCCGGGCGACGCTGGCGCGGAAATCGCGCGCGCCGCGCCGGCCTTGGGCGTAGCAGCAGGCGAATTTTCGCATCAAAACGGTGCCACGCTCGGGGCCGAACCGTTGGCAAACCAATTGATAATGATGATCCAGCAGTGCATGCTCTTCGCCTGGCGTTGGGTCCGGCGGAATTGGCTCGCCGCGCAAAGCCGCCGCACATTGCCGAAACAGCCACGGTTTACCCAAGGCGGCTCGGGCAATCATCACGCCATCGACGTCGTAGTTTTGAAAAGCATGCAGCACTGCCTGGGGTGAATCCAAATCGCCATTGCCAATTAGCGGCATCCGCTTGAGATGCGGCTTGATCGAGGCAATTCGCTCCCAATCGGCATGGCCTTTGAAAAAATCTTGCGCGGTGCGGCCATGCACGGTAAGTGCCGCGGCGCCGGCCGATTCGATCGTCGTGGCAATTTCGATGGCTGTGATGTTATCGCGCGTGCAACCCAAGCGAATTTTGGCGGTTACCGGCGTGGGATAGCATGCTTCCACCACGCGCTGCACAATCCGGCCTACTCGCTCTGGATCGCGCAGCAAATACGATCCGCTGTGAGCGCGCTGGGCGACGTCTTTTACCGGGCAACCGAAGTTAATATCGACCACGCTCACCTGGTATTCGCGTGCCAGGCGATGACCGACGGCGGCCAACGTTTCTGGATCGTTATCCCACATTTGCACGGCCAGCGGGCGGGGCTCCTCGGCCACGCCCCATAACCGATCGGGGGCCTCGGGCAATTCTTGTTGATTCATCCACGAAAAAGCGCGGGCCGAAACCATTTCGGTCGCCTGCAGGCCAACGCCGCCAAATTCGCGCACCACTTGTCGGTAGGCATAATTGGTAAAGCCGGCCATCGGAGCCTGCAACAGAGGCGGCTCGACAAGCAGGGGCCCGATTCGCAGCGGGCGAATTTCCGGTAACGCGGCGATCGAAGATTCGTCTGGCGCGGGGGGAGCCAAGGTCATCGGTGGAATGCGCATGGGTGTTATCCTACAATGCGGCGACTGGCCGTCGAAAGGCCGTTGTTCGATCCTTTGAATGCGAGCGCCCCAGCGATGAAATCGTCCCTTGTTCCCGGATTGAAAGCAGAAGTGCGGCACCGGGTCGTTTCCCAGGAGTTGCTGAGTGCAATTTTTTCCGATGCGCCCCCCGTATTTGCCACGCCGTTTTTATTGGGGCTGATGGAACAAGCCTCGGCGCTAGCTATTTATCCGCATTTGGATGCTGGCGAAGCCTCGGTTGGTTACGACTTCGAGTTCAAGCATCTGGCTCCCACCGCGGTCGGCGACACCGTCATTGCCACGGCGGAAATTACCGCCATCGACAAGAACATGGTCACGCTGAACATTGAAGCCCGCGATCAAACCGAAGTGGTCAGCCGGGGCACGCACGTACGGGCCATCATTGATATGGAACGATTTTTGAAGCGCGTGAAGCGGAAGGCGCCGGCATAGCACACGGCGCTGGCGATCCAAGCCGTTCACATGAGGGTTACGATTACCGTCCTTCGCCGTAACGCCCATAGCGTTCGTCCGCTGGCGGCGCGGCAAAGGGATCGGGCTGCTGATTTGGTCGCTCCGACGGTTTTGCTTCGTACGGCGGGGCGGTCGTTATGTTGCCGGAGAACGTGCCGCTGGACAACATGGAATTCGGCGCAGCCGGCTGTGCAGCGGCTCGCTGCGGCTGGTTGTTGCGTGGTTCAATGCTCCGTGGTTCACCGCTCCGAAGTTCACTGTTGCGCGGCATGACGACCGAACGGCTGGCGGCCGATGAAGTATGGAATTCTTCCTGCGCTTCGCTTTCGATTGGCCGCAGCGTGCTGGGAACCCAGCCACCGTTGCCCGGCGCGGGTGGCGGCGGAAGCTCCCGCGATTTTACGCTAAGCATGCCATTGGGCTCCTGCGAATTATTAGGCGCAAACGTGCTGCCAGCCGGCCGCTGTGGAACGGCCGTCAATCGCTCTGCCGGCTTGGCGTGGATCAGCATGGCCACGAATTTTTCCGGAGGCGTGCCGCCGCTGGCGGCGCTGACGGCATACTCGGCAATGTCGAGGTTGTATTGCAGCACGGCATTCAAAAATTCACGCCGCTGATTATGCAAATCGTCGATGCAGCCTAGCACGGTGCGCAAATCAGCCTCTTTTTGAACATAGGCTTGTTCCGCATAATGCACCGAGCTGCGGGCCGATTGCACGGCGGCGGCGCGATCGTTGATGATCTTCACGCGCGCCGGCAGCACGGCATCGATCTCGCGGGTGCGACCCACGGCCGGACGGTTGCCAAAGAGCGCATCGAAATACGTCCGATACGGCCCGACCAGCGGCTCATCGGTCGCCAGCAAAGCGGGATTTTTTGTCGCCGCGGCCTCCGGGCCGTTTTCATACGTTAAGCTCGAAAGGGTGCGCCCGCGACCAATTAAACTCGTCAGGGTTACTTGCGAGCGAATGACTGCCAGCTCCGCCTCATGCGTTCGAGCCGAGGCGGCGGCACGGGCAGAGCTTAAAATGGGCTCTTCGACCGGCCCGCGATTGGGGACGATTTTTTCCAGTCGCTGCGTTTCATCCAGGGCCCAGTTGTAATCGCCGATGGCACTGGAGAGCCGCCAATACGCACTGACAGCTGCCAACCATTGCGATTGATCTAAATTGGAAATTGCCGCGGAGAGCGATATTTTGGCGCCGGATAAACTCCCAGACGAATTGGGCGCAAGCGACGTGGTTAGCAATTCGGCAGCGGCGCGGGCGGCGGCTTGTTGCCCTAAATCGATGGTGCCTTCCGTGGCGGGAATCACTTCTGAATCATTGATTACCGGCGGGGTGCCCGGTGGCATTAAAGGATTGCGCAATGTCGGAGGTGCAGGGCGCGTCAGGCTTTCCGCGGGAGGCGCTGAAATGGCATCTTTTGTGACGGAATGACTTGGCGGCGCGGTGAGTTGGACCGGCGCATCCATCCTTTGTAAAGCCTCCGGCTCGCTGCTGGAAATTTCGGAATTGCTGTTAATGCCAATCGGCGCGGTAATGGATTCCTCATACTGGGCGGGCAACACGCCAGAGGGCGCCGTAACACCGGCATTCATTGGCGGCACGGCGCCGACATTCGTTGGCGGTACAGATGTCGTTGGGTTCAGCGGCAGCGCGCCGGCAGTTTGCGCAGCGGTGAGTGTGGCTGGCGCAGCGGCGGCAGGTGCAGCAGCAGTTAAACCGCTTAATAGCGGCGGAACCGTTGTCGCGGCCATCGCACCACCAGTCGGGCTAACCGGGCCTGAAGACGAAACCGCAGGAGGATTTGTCGTTGGGGCGGCCGCAGCAGGCGCACTGCGACGCTTCATGACCGAGACTAAGGGTCGCGCCTGGGAACCGGTGCTGTTTGCCTCTGCCGGCAAAGTCTGATTCGCTGCGGGGATGCTACTCTGGGCCTGCGGTGCGACAACCTGTGCGCCAGGAGATTGCGCGGCAGGAATTTGTGTGCTTGGAACTGCAGGGACCGCATTTTGCGCTGCGGAGGGATTCCACAGCGGAGCTGGGCTAGCGTTCAATGCCGATTGCGGGACGCGTGAGCCGGGGGGAAAGGGAATGGTATTTCCGGGATCTTCCCCCACGCTAACTTGAACGGTAAGCAACCAGGCCACGCATGCCAACGATGAAAGCTTCATCGGGACCACCTCATATGGTCAAAATATCCGCCGCAGCGGGAAATCCATTTCGCGGCCCAACAGCGTGACACACCCGGGCCACTGGGTCAATTGCAGTCGCCCGTGCTAGCACGACGCGCACTGGGGCGAACCGCGCACACAACTGCGCTGAACAATAGAACTGGCGACTAAACCGTGCCCCAATGGGGCATTAACGCATCAATTAATGCCGGCTTCAGAGAAGAAGAACTAACAGCAGTAGCCGTGCTTGTCGTAGCGACCGTATGCGTCAGGCTACCGGACAAAGTGATGCTGCCAGACGTCGCGCCCACCGGTGCGGTACTGAGGTTCAAAGTGCCGGTAATGATTGTGCTGGAAACGCCTGGAGAGGAATTCATCATCGTAACCGATCCGCTCGATGCGTTACTGTGCGCCAGCGGATTGATGACCACCGCGACGGCTACCGCCTGATCGAACTCGAAAGGATTGGAAGCGATGCCATTGGCAACCACAACCAGGTTGTACGTGCCCGCCGGCATTCCCGAAGGCAATGTGAAATCGGCCGTCTCCGTGGTTGCGCCGGTTTGCACGCCCGAAGAACTCCAATTAAAGCTGCGGGCATAATACACCAGGCCGGTGACCACATTCGTCAAGCGAACGATGGGATAATTGCTGGCGTTGGCGGTAATATCGCCCGACGAAGAACCGTCGGACATGCCCGTCAATTGCAGACCGGTCACGGTAAAGGTGCCGTCCATATTATCGACAACACTTTGGACGACGGGACGCAAACTATTTTGAATGGTGCTAACGGTCGGCGTATAAATTTGCAACGTGCCCGGTCCACCAATCAGCACCTGGCCCGTGGGCAAATCCACCATGTTGAAGCGGTTGGCATTGGCAATGGGCAGCGACGTGGGAGTTACATCCGTGAACACCTTGGTCGTGGTGTTAAGTTCGTACAGAAATGTTGGCGGGGGAGACGTGTATTTTGCTCCCGTAAGATCGAACGTCATCGGATCGAACGTGTAATTGACCGTCCCCTCGGGAGACAATGTGATCAGAATATCACCGTTGGGCAGGACAACGCCAGGATTGCCGGTGGCGACCAACGGAGTGGTGATCGTATTAATCAGCCGTTCGGGCTCGGCGGGACCGGCAGTCCATGCGCCGGCGCCACTGTTGGCCGTGGGATCGAAATAGGCGGTGGCTCCATCGGCCCCGAACATAAAGGCTTGCCCATTGGGAAGCAGGAAGGCGGGCCCAACAAAGCCAAGTTGATTGAACGTGGCTAGCGGCGCGGCCGGCTTGATGGTGCTGAGCGTGCTGGCATCGGTCCACGTCTGGGTTGTCGGATCGTAGATTTCTGCGACCAAGAAGTTATCGGAGCCGCCGACCACGGCATCGTACGACAGCACATCGCCATTGGCCAATTTCATCCAAGAATCGCCGCTTTGCACGAATGGATAAACCGGCGAAGTGGTCGAACCGCCAGCGCTGGGAGCTCCGGTAAATTCCATGCTGCCGGCGGTGGGACTCCACGTGCCGGTGGCCGGATCGAACAAATAGGTGGCATTGGTTGTGGCTGAGCCGGCCAGCACGGTTCCATCGGGCAGCACTTCGGACGGGTTCTGGCCGATGAAGGTTTCTGGAAAATCGCCCACCTGCGTCCAAGTGTTCGCCACAGCGTCATAAATTTCCGTGGCAGCCGGGTCGGTCATGTCGGCATCGGCGCCGCCATAGATTAGCACGTCGCCGTTTTGCAGCACGTCGGTGGAAGCGCCCAGGCGTGCCACAGGGTCAGGCGCAAGCACGGTCCAGGTTCCATCGGAAAAATTCCCAGCAGCGTCGGGAGTGAGCTTGTACCACGCTGTGCTGGCCACGCCATTGCCTCCTTGCGCCAGCACGGAGCCATCAGACAACAGCACCATGGCTTGAATACTGGTGGGACCCGTTTTGGCGTTTGTGGCCGCGATTTTTTGCCAGGTGGGAATGACCGGCAACGTAACGGTCAAGTTGTAACTGGGATTGATGGTGCCCAAGTAACCGTAGACGTGAACGTAATACGTTCCAGCCGCCAAACCCAGCAGCGGAATCGATTCGCTATTGCCAATGCCCGTGGAGGTGGCAATGGGCTTGATGGGCTTGCTGGGGCTAATGGCCGAACCGGCTAAGCTCCACAGCTCAAGTTCCAAATCACCTTGCAATTGCTGAAAGGCGATGGAAACCGATTCCGTGGCCGTGCCGGTGGACGTGATGGTGAATTTATACCAGTCGTCGCCATCTACAAGCGCTAAATTGCTCAACGTTTTGGCCGTGTTCAGAATACCCAGGTTGTACGCCAAATCGGTATTGATTATCGGCTGGCCGTTGCTGAAACCAAAGACGACGGAATTATTGTTCGTGGAATTGACGGTTTGACCGTTGAGCAACCCGCCCGTGACCTTTTCTTCCGGATCGTCCGGGAAGGCGGTTCCAGGACCGTTGATTGTCCACGTATAACTTCCTTGGGGCGAGCCGGAATTGTTGGTGATTCCAACGAAATAATGCGTGCCGGCGATCAAGCTAATCGCCAAGCGGCTGTCAAAATTGCTGGACGAAATGTCATTAATGTACTTGAGCCTGGCTCCCGTGGCGGAAAAAACGCCCAACACGGAATTCAAATTACTGCTGGGCGTGGTGGCCGAGACAACGTAATTGCCGCTGATGCCGGCGGTGAAAGAGTAATAATCGATCTCGCTGTTGGAGATAGCAGCGTTTCCCGTGGCGCTGCTGGAAGCATTCAGCTTCACGGCCGTAAAGACCTTCGGAACCGCAATGGTGGCCGGCGGCGCTGCAACCCACGTTAGCACTCGGCGATCTTCCAGCGATTCGAAATAGGTGCGCCGGGGCCGCAAGTTGGCGCCACGATTTTCCGATGCCCAACGACGCACATGCTTACGCTTGGTCATGACCTGTTCCTCAATTGCAGCACATCAAAGATGAACGCCCTGCTGGCAAAGCCATACGTGAAACTCCCACGCTCTCCCGGCGAGACACCCTAGCGAAGGGGAAGAGGTTTGAGACACTTCCAGATTAAGAAATATGGTAGCTAGACACAACCACGATTTCAAGCAAATCGTTCACGATTCTAGAGTTGGGACGGCTCGCGAGAACAAATCCACCGCCTGCCAAGAGAAGCAGCCGCTTCGGCCCGTGCGGCCGCGGTTTCCAACTCAGATCGGCCAAGCAGCCGCCGATTACGAGGGAGAGTCAAGATACGGGTCTTGGCCCATCTGCACTAGGATTTTTTTGCGCTCTTTTTCGTGATACATCAGCGATTTGCGGTCGCGGAAATAACGACGCTCAATCCGCCGCTGCGCTTTTTGAAATAGCAGCGCCAATTCGTCGAAGGGCCCAGGCGATCGCTTGCCGCGCTCGCTCAGTTTGTTTGCCTTTTTGGGACCCAGGCCAAACAGCAGAATATCGTCGTCCAGCGCTAAATACTGGCAGTACGAGCCCGGATCACCCTGCCGACCGCAGCGGCCAACCAACTGGCGGTCGACTCGGGCCGCATCGTGCAGCTCGGTGCAAATGACGTGCAGGCCGCCCAACTCGGCCACGCCTTCTCCCAGGCGAATATCGGTGCCGCGGCCAGCCATATTGGTGGAAACGGTGACGCGGCCCGGCTGACCGGCCTCGGAGACAATTTTTGCCTCGGTGGCAATTTGGCGCGCGTTAAGCACCTGATGCGGCACATCGGCCGCAGTGAGCAAGGCGGAAAGTTTTTCCGATTTATCGATAGAGCGCGTGCCGATGAGCACCGGGCGGCCGGTGGCACGCACTTCCGCCACTTCTTGCACCAGCGCGGCAAACTTATCGTCTTCCGTGCCGAAAATGCAGTCGGGCAGTTTAGCGCGAATCGGCGGGCGATGCGTCGGAATTTGCACCACGCCCACTTTGTAAATCTTCCGCAATTCGCCGGCGCTGGTCGCGGCCGTGCCGGTCATGCCCGCCAAACGCGGATACCGTAAGAAGTAATCTTGAATGGTAACACGGGCGGCGTGGCCAGTAGCGAGAGTTACGTCGACATTCTCCTTGGCTTCGATGGCCTGGTGCAAGCCGTCGCGCCATTTGCGTCCTTCGGCCAAGCGGCCTGTAAATTCGTCGACAATGACAATTTCGCCTTCGCGAACCACGTAGTGCCGATCGAGAATGAACGATTTATCAGCTCGCACGCTGCGCTCAATGGCGTCATACAGCGACAACATGCCGACCTGCTCTACCCAACCGCTGCGCGGCAAGCTGCGAACAAAGCGGCGACCTTCGGCCGTGAGCTCGGCGGTTCGCTTTTCGTAATCGAATTCGTAATGCTCGTCTTCGATCAATCTTGGCGCGGCGGCCGCGCTCCATTTGTACAATTCGGCCTCGGCTTTTTGCGCCTCGTTGGGCAAGGCGCTAATGATCAGCGGCGTGCGCGCTTCGTCGATGAGAATGCTGTCGGCTTCATCAACCAGCACAAAGCTGGCAGGACGCTGCACCGGTTTTTCGCTTTCGCCGGAGCCGTGGCCCAGCATTTGGGCCACAATGTCGGTCTGACCTTCGCTCGTGCGGCGCATCAACAGCCGATCGCGGAGAAAATCGAACCCGAACTCG belongs to Pirellulales bacterium and includes:
- a CDS encoding kelch repeat-containing protein, with protein sequence MTKRKHVRRWASENRGANLRPRRTYFESLEDRRVLTWVAAPPATIAVPKVFTAVKLNASSSATGNAAISNSEIDYYSFTAGISGNYVVSATTPSSNLNSVLGVFSATGARLKYINDISSSNFDSRLAISLIAGTHYFVGITNNSGSPQGSYTWTINGPGTAFPDDPEEKVTGGLLNGQTVNSTNNNSVVFGFSNGQPIINTDLAYNLGILNTAKTLSNLALVDGDDWYKFTITSTGTATESVSIAFQQLQGDLELELWSLAGSAISPSKPIKPIATSTGIGNSESIPLLGLAAGTYYVHVYGYLGTINPSYNLTVTLPVIPTWQKIAATNAKTGPTSIQAMVLLSDGSVLAQGGNGVASTAWYKLTPDAAGNFSDGTWTVLAPDPVARLGASTDVLQNGDVLIYGGADADMTDPAATEIYDAVANTWTQVGDFPETFIGQNPSEVLPDGTVLAGSATTNATYLFDPATGTWSPTAGSMEFTGAPSAGGSTTSPVYPFVQSGDSWMKLANGDVLSYDAVVGGSDNFLVAEIYDPTTQTWTDASTLSTIKPAAPLATFNQLGFVGPAFLLPNGQAFMFGADGATAYFDPTANSGAGAWTAGPAEPERLINTITTPLVATGNPGVVLPNGDILITLSPEGTVNYTFDPMTFDLTGAKYTSPPPTFLYELNTTTKVFTDVTPTSLPIANANRFNMVDLPTGQVLIGGPGTLQIYTPTVSTIQNSLRPVVQSVVDNMDGTFTVTGLQLTGMSDGSSSGDITANASNYPIVRLTNVVTGLVYYARSFNWSSSGVQTGATTETADFTLPSGMPAGTYNLVVVANGIASNPFEFDQAVAVAVVINPLAHSNASSGSVTMMNSSPGVSSTIITGTLNLSTAPVGATSGSITLSGSLTHTVATTSTATAVSSSSLKPALIDALMPHWGTV
- a CDS encoding tRNA-dihydrouridine synthase; this encodes MTLAPPAPDESSIAALPEIRPLRIGPLLVEPPLLQAPMAGFTNYAYRQVVREFGGVGLQATEMVSARAFSWMNQQELPEAPDRLWGVAEEPRPLAVQMWDNDPETLAAVGHRLAREYQVSVVDINFGCPVKDVAQRAHSGSYLLRDPERVGRIVQRVVEACYPTPVTAKIRLGCTRDNITAIEIATTIESAGAAALTVHGRTAQDFFKGHADWERIASIKPHLKRMPLIGNGDLDSPQAVLHAFQNYDVDGVMIARAALGKPWLFRQCAAALRGEPIPPDPTPGEEHALLDHHYQLVCQRFGPERGTVLMRKFACCYAQGRRGARDFRASVARVSTPAEFHAAVELYFPRY
- a CDS encoding ATP-binding cassette domain-containing protein is translated as MPEALRITDLHVSVGGKPILKGVNLEIRRGEVHALMGPNGSGKSTLGYAIMGHPGYEVTN
- a CDS encoding preprotein translocase subunit SecA translates to MPVASQELLDRVTSWPTAPTKWKLSHWAQLVPEIGAREEELQQQTDEELRKRSLALKYRAKSRESLNQLLPEAYALVREAGRRKLNMRHFDVQVLGGIALHHRAIAEMQTGEGKTLTATMPLYLAALTGEGVHLATVNDYLAQRDANWMRPIYETLGMTVGVIQSQMPSDQRRKAYACDITYGTANEFGFDFLRDRLLMRRTSEGQTDIVAQMLGHGSGESEKPVQRPASFVLVDEADSILIDEARTPLIISALPNEAQKAEAELYKWSAAAAPRLIEDEHYEFDYEKRTAELTAEGRRFVRSLPRSGWVEQVGMLSLYDAIERSVRADKSFILDRHYVVREGEIVIVDEFTGRLAEGRKWRDGLHQAIEAKENVDVTLATGHAARVTIQDYFLRYPRLAGMTGTAATSAGELRKIYKVGVVQIPTHRPPIRAKLPDCIFGTEDDKFAALVQEVAEVRATGRPVLIGTRSIDKSEKLSALLTAADVPHQVLNARQIATEAKIVSEAGQPGRVTVSTNMAGRGTDIRLGEGVAELGGLHVICTELHDAARVDRQLVGRCGRQGDPGSYCQYLALDDDILLFGLGPKKANKLSERGKRSPGPFDELALLFQKAQRRIERRYFRDRKSLMYHEKERKKILVQMGQDPYLDSPS
- a CDS encoding NADH-quinone oxidoreductase subunit B family protein, which translates into the protein MTQPWIEGRFEENVVTTTVEQAINWARQSSIWPLTFGLACCAIEMMATGASRFDMDRFGAGAFRATPRQADLMIVAGTVTYKMASRVRRLYNMMPDPKFVIAMGACTTGGGPYFKWGYHVVKGVDLVVPVDVYVPGCPPRPEALLEGLMRIQDKIKGHKLTRKHAPELSFAALGEKNEDELPLPHHSGYVQAPEDIPPLYDHQKITG
- a CDS encoding winged helix-turn-helix transcriptional regulator, producing the protein MENRVSNSDRGLINLLQQQGPLGIPEIMAALHVTATAVRQRLMRLMNQGLIQRETAKPLRGRPSHRYLLTEKGRRQTAHNFPDLTIALWREVRAVKDTATRRGLLERLAKTMAEMYQGEVQGDNTQQRMQSISALMAERNLPFAVEFPTEAGKSNPLPVLTAHACPYPELAEQDRGICAVEKMLFTELLGENVRLSDCRLDGATCCRFETN
- a CDS encoding thioesterase family protein translates to MKSSLVPGLKAEVRHRVVSQELLSAIFSDAPPVFATPFLLGLMEQASALAIYPHLDAGEASVGYDFEFKHLAPTAVGDTVIATAEITAIDKNMVTLNIEARDQTEVVSRGTHVRAIIDMERFLKRVKRKAPA